DNA from Bradyrhizobium japonicum USDA 6:
GAGCTCGATCCTTGAAAGAGGTTGAGCAAGGGAGATTGACCCTGGTCGATGCTCTGGCTGTTTCTGACGTCATACATGGCGGAGAACCGGCTCAACAGTTTTGCAACCTTCGCCGGATCGGAAAGATCCTTGATCTTCATGAATCTGTCCACGACCTTGGCCTGCTGATCGATCTGCATCGAGGCCATCGAGTCAGGCAAATCGAAGGTGGTCCTGAACACCTCCGAAAGAGCCTTGTCGGCAAGGATGTCGTATGCGGACGTGATTTCTCCCGCCTTTCGCTGGAAATAGAGCGCAAGGCGTACGCCGGGATTCGTATCACCCTGCTGCTGCTCCAGGCTTTGCTGGAGATAGTTCGCCTGTGTTTCCCGGAATTGATCTCTCTTCTGAGGACCCATCATCGGGAGGCGCGCGACGTTACCCTTGCTGTCGAAGTTGAACGACGCAACGATGTCGGCAAAGCGAGGATCGCTCTGCGTGTTCGCGAAGCTCTTTGGGTTGTTCAGGTCGGAGCTGAAGATCTTCTCGAGAAATTCGGTGCTGACCTTCTTGGGGTCCAAACCCTTGGCCACGAGAATGAAATCGACCATCGGCCTGTTTGCGAGAAGGTCGGAAACGCTGTCGATGCCTGCGATTGCCTCCTGATAAGCCGTCGCATCCTTCGTGGCCTGTGCCCGAACGGCCGTCTGCTGCTGAGGGCTTGCCTGTTTCAGCGCTGCAATGACGTAGTTCTTCGCAATCTCGACGACTTCAGCCGAGTCCTGAGCCACCAAGGGGGTCGTCAGATTGCCTTTTGCGTCGAAGTTGAAAGCGCGCGCGAGCTCTACGTACCGGTTGTCCTTGAGGGTATAGACGAAGCTCTTGGGGTCACTGAGGTCGCTTTCGAGGACAGCCTTGACGGTGGCCTCCGAGACCCCCTTGGGGTCGAGGCCGACAGCGCCCAACGCAAAATCATACACGGCTGGTGTTGATACGAACGCCTGGATTGAATTGATCTTGAGGATGGCAGTTCTGAATTGCCTGGCTGCAAAGGCCTCGTTAAGCGGGCTTGCCGCCGAATAGACGGCGGCCTTGCTGTCGTCGAACCGCTTCTTCGTGATGGTGACGTTTGCAGCAGTCTGGGCGGACACGCCTGACGGAAGCGACCCGTCGGACGAAAACTCGAACGCGCCGGCCAGGTCTACAAACCCGCCAATCGTCGTGATCTGGTCGCCGAGGCTGGAAATGCTTTTCGTGTATGACTCCAGGTGACTTTTTTCGACCAGGATCTGGATGTTCAACTGGGTCACGTCGGCGCCCGGTTGCGATAGTTGGGCCTTGTAATCGGCTATCTTTAAATCAGCGGCGCTGGCATCCGATTTGGCTTGAGCAAGCTGGGCGTTGAGGCCGGTCAACTGAGAAGCGAAGGTGGTGTTGACGTAGCTGTTCGGATCGGACGGATCGCTGCGCAAGACCTGACTTATCGTGTCACGCGGCCACTTGCTTTCATCGATCCCATATGCGGAATAGACATAGTTGCGAAGACGGTCGTTGTTCAGGAGCTGGTCTGCACTGCTGATGTTGCCGATTTCGGCACTGTAGTATTTCGAGTCGTCGGCAAGTGCATCGACCTGGCTCTTCTTGGTCGCCGTGTACAGATCGATCATCTCATCGATCTGCTTCTCCGATTGCGCAACCGGCGTCGCGCTGCCATTGAAGGAGAATGCCGCGGCAAACTCCTGGTAACGCTTGTCGACCAACTTGTTGACGAAGCTCTTTGGGTCGGAGAGGTCGCTCTCCAGCACCTTCTTCATGAAAGCCTTGGCGTAAGCCATGTCTTCCAGGCCATACGCCTTCATCGCGTAATGATACAGGCGATAGTCCTTCATGAAATCATCGACGGTCTTCACCTTGCCGATGTTGGCTTTGTAGTAAGCCGCCTCTCGCGCCACGTCCGCTTGCTGTTCGATCCGCGTCAGGGACTGCTTGAGATTGCGCGTGATGTAGCTGTAGCTAAAATACGTCGATACCATCGCGCACTCCTCGCGGCTTTACGGTCCCGGACGTCCGTCAATCATTGCCGGGGTCGCGAGGTGGGAGCCGGCCTCATGCCGGCAACTGTCTCGTAGCTACGTTTTCTTAATTCGCACCCGGGTGGCGGATGGCGGGTTTGTTTCAATTTGTTTCCATCTGTTTCTCAGATGCAGCTTTCGCGGGGATTGTGTTCCTGATATGTTCTTATCAAAAGATGGGTCGGAGTGGGTTGGAAGCCGGGCATGAGCCGAAGAAGCAATCGCACGATCAACCTGCCGGCGCCGTATCTGAAGCGGGTCTGGCTCGACCCGACGCAAGTTCGCGATCGGGAGGCTTATCCGTTTTGCCTGCCCATCTTTCCGGATGATTTCGAGCTCAACTTCGACGCCGCCATCACGATCATCGTCGGAGAGAATGGCACCGGGAAATCGACGATCCTCGAGGGAATCGCGGCGCTCGCCGGCTACGACGATGCCGGTGGCGGCAAGGGCTACATGCCCGTCGACCATTCCGAAGCGCGGGAGAAGATGGGCGGCCAGCTTTCCAGGGCCTTGCGGGCAAGCTGGCTGCCGAAGATCACCAACGGCTGGTTTTTTCGTGCCGAGAGTTTTTTCTCGGTGGCGCGATATCTCGACAAGGCCGCACGTGATGCCGGCCAGGCCGGCCCCGACTTCCTGTCGCATTCCCATGGCGAAGGTTTTCTGCGCTTCTTCGAAGAACGCTGCCAGCGCCAGGGTATCTTCATCTTCGACGAGCCGGAATCGGCGCTGTCCCCGGCGCGTCAGATCGAATTCCTGAAGCTCTTGCGACGCATGGACGAATCCCGCATCTGCCAGGTCATCATGGCGACCCATGCGCCTCTGCTGATGGCTTATCCAAATGCGAGACTGTTGCGGTTGGGCAAATACGGCCTGGAGCCGACGACGGTGGAGCAAACCGATCATTACCGGGTGATGCGCGAATTCTGTGACGATCCGCGCGGGTTCGTGGAGGCGACTCTGGCGGAATAGGCGAGGGCGCCCTCCCACGGTACTCGCTCTCTCCGTCGTCATTGCGAGCGCAGCGAAGCAATCCAGAATACTTCCGCGGCGGCAGTCTGGATTGCTTCGCTGTGCCGCTCGCAATGACGGAGTGTGGAGCAGCGGCATTCCCTCTCTCGCGTCCCGGACGCGACGCAGCGCGCAGCGGTGCGGCGCAGAGCCGGGACTCCATTGTGCGGAAATTGCGCTACGAAATTTGCACAGCGGCATACAGGCGAAGCCAAACATCCGGCCTTCCCTGCGCAGTGGTTTGACGGCTTATGCCGAGTTCTCGCCGGGGAGCGATGCACTATTGCCCCCGTCGCCTTGCGGATCACTGATGCACGCGCCCGGTTGGACCGCCACATCACTGCGAACTTGGCGCACAGGCTCCGGGCGCCAGGACGGCACGGTTTTACCGTACGCAGGCTGCACTGGTCGTGTGCGCGCGGCGTTCGCTCACGGTTGCCCGCCCTGCAAACCACCTTCGCGCCGACGCCGCCTGCGTCGACCACGCCCCATCCCGCGTGTCGTGACGATCGCGATAACGCCCCTCGGCTCGGGTTGCGATGGTTCTATATATATGATAATCCGAAATGCGGATAAAGAGAATTATTTCTGCGTGGTGTGGTTGACCCGCCCATTGGGTGTTTTGCCCGCCGGGCAGCGCAATGGGTGGTTGTGGGACGCGCGAGTGCGCGCCGCAACGCCGCCATGAACAGGTCTCCCCTCGGCCGCAAAATGCGTTA
Protein-coding regions in this window:
- a CDS encoding DUF1217 domain-containing protein, encoding MVSTYFSYSYITRNLKQSLTRIEQQADVAREAAYYKANIGKVKTVDDFMKDYRLYHYAMKAYGLEDMAYAKAFMKKVLESDLSDPKSFVNKLVDKRYQEFAAAFSFNGSATPVAQSEKQIDEMIDLYTATKKSQVDALADDSKYYSAEIGNISSADQLLNNDRLRNYVYSAYGIDESKWPRDTISQVLRSDPSDPNSYVNTTFASQLTGLNAQLAQAKSDASAADLKIADYKAQLSQPGADVTQLNIQILVEKSHLESYTKSISSLGDQITTIGGFVDLAGAFEFSSDGSLPSGVSAQTAANVTITKKRFDDSKAAVYSAASPLNEAFAARQFRTAILKINSIQAFVSTPAVYDFALGAVGLDPKGVSEATVKAVLESDLSDPKSFVYTLKDNRYVELARAFNFDAKGNLTTPLVAQDSAEVVEIAKNYVIAALKQASPQQQTAVRAQATKDATAYQEAIAGIDSVSDLLANRPMVDFILVAKGLDPKKVSTEFLEKIFSSDLNNPKSFANTQSDPRFADIVASFNFDSKGNVARLPMMGPQKRDQFRETQANYLQQSLEQQQGDTNPGVRLALYFQRKAGEITSAYDILADKALSEVFRTTFDLPDSMASMQIDQQAKVVDRFMKIKDLSDPAKVAKLLSRFSAMYDVRNSQSIDQGQSPLLNLFQGSSSGISGISESTFLAIAKLRAH
- a CDS encoding AAA family ATPase; translation: MSRRSNRTINLPAPYLKRVWLDPTQVRDREAYPFCLPIFPDDFELNFDAAITIIVGENGTGKSTILEGIAALAGYDDAGGGKGYMPVDHSEAREKMGGQLSRALRASWLPKITNGWFFRAESFFSVARYLDKAARDAGQAGPDFLSHSHGEGFLRFFEERCQRQGIFIFDEPESALSPARQIEFLKLLRRMDESRICQVIMATHAPLLMAYPNARLLRLGKYGLEPTTVEQTDHYRVMREFCDDPRGFVEATLAE